A genomic region of Sulfobacillus acidophilus DSM 10332 contains the following coding sequences:
- a CDS encoding sigma-70 region 4 domain protein (PFAM: Sigma-70, region 4~TIGRFAM: RNA polymerase sigma factor, sigma-70 family~InterPro IPR007630~KEGG: drm:Dred_0912 sigma-70 region 4 domain-containing protein~PFAM: RNA polymerase sigma-70 region 4~SPTR: RNA polymerase sigma factor), giving the protein MHLRNRKKTNREVSLYDPIGVDREGNEISLVDVLGTDPEVVADQVEVLVVIEWVRNFVQSLTQKEKMVLDLRFGLNGHPRMTQRDIARHLNISRSYVSRIEKRAVRKILRELGSSDRMPQ; this is encoded by the coding sequence ATGCATCTCCGGAATCGTAAAAAGACGAATCGGGAAGTCAGTTTATATGACCCGATCGGGGTCGACCGGGAAGGGAACGAGATCTCCTTGGTCGATGTATTGGGAACCGACCCGGAAGTGGTGGCCGATCAGGTAGAAGTGTTGGTCGTCATCGAGTGGGTGCGAAATTTTGTACAGTCGCTCACTCAAAAAGAGAAAATGGTGCTGGATTTGCGTTTCGGCTTGAACGGTCATCCGCGAATGACCCAACGAGACATTGCTCGTCATTTAAATATTTCCCGTAGTTATGTATCACGCATCGAAAAGCGTGCCGTACGCAAGATTTTGCGGGAATTGGGGTCATCCGATCGGATGCCGCAATAA
- a CDS encoding protein of unknown function DUF302 (PFAM: Domain of unknown function DUF302~InterPro IPR005180~KEGG: tmr:Tmar_0249 hypothetical protein~PFAM: Protein of unknown function DUF302~SPTR: Putative uncharacterized protein) yields MAEIQTASRFAVTTEKSVAEAVEAVQAAVVPYQFGVLWHLDINQTLQTKGQEPVAPFHVLEVCSAPRARRALTLQQSTGYFLPCKIVVYQEDATGQTVIGLQRPQVLVDLTDNPPAALQELAQEVEASLMAAIRKAAQ; encoded by the coding sequence GTGGCGGAAATCCAAACCGCGAGCCGCTTTGCCGTCACCACCGAAAAGTCGGTGGCGGAAGCTGTGGAAGCCGTCCAAGCGGCCGTCGTCCCCTATCAGTTTGGGGTCTTATGGCACTTGGACATTAATCAGACGTTACAAACCAAAGGGCAGGAGCCGGTAGCCCCGTTTCATGTGTTGGAAGTCTGCAGTGCTCCTCGTGCCCGCCGGGCCCTTACCCTGCAACAATCCACAGGGTACTTTTTACCATGTAAAATCGTGGTCTATCAAGAGGACGCAACCGGACAGACCGTCATTGGGCTCCAACGACCGCAGGTGCTGGTGGATTTGACCGACAATCCGCCCGCGGCATTACAAGAGTTGGCCCAGGAAGTGGAAGCCAGTCTCATGGCAGCCATTCGGAAAGCAGCCCAATAA
- a CDS encoding glutaredoxin (PFAM: Glutaredoxin~TIGRFAM: Glutaredoxin-like protein, YruB-family~COGs: COG0695 Glutaredoxin and related protein~InterPro IPR002109~KEGG: atm:ANT_02730 putative glutaredoxin~PFAM: Glutaredoxin~SPTR: Putative glutaredoxin): MVIVYTTPTCPHCKSAKRYLSERKVPFREVDVTRSEEGLKSLKRKSGQTGVPVIDVNGQIIVGFNRPKLDRALGIRSVE; encoded by the coding sequence ATGGTGATTGTCTATACCACGCCCACCTGCCCCCACTGCAAATCTGCCAAACGGTATTTGAGTGAGCGAAAGGTTCCGTTCCGAGAAGTCGACGTGACTCGGTCGGAAGAAGGGCTGAAAAGCCTGAAGCGCAAATCCGGCCAAACCGGGGTGCCCGTCATCGACGTCAACGGGCAGATTATCGTCGGGTTCAACCGCCCGAAACTCGACCGGGCCCTCGGCATTCGTTCGGTCGAATAA
- a CDS encoding glutaredoxin-like domain protein (PFAM: Glutaredoxin; ABC-type uncharacterized transport system~TIGRFAM: Glutaredoxin-like domain protein~COGs: COG3634 Alkyl hydroperoxide reductase large subunit~Contains Selenocysteine~KEGG: tmr:Tmar_0248 glutaredoxin-like domain protein~SPTR: Glutaredoxin-like domain protein;~manually curated) produces the protein MNIISDNIRQEVSQFLADMKQPVTMEFYAHPSNPATDPMRQLLNELHDINPKVEVVEHSMLLPPVPPETPEDLEGPITIFSVNGQSTGIRYLGFPGGQEFGTFLEDIVDLSVERPVSLSEATQDWLRGLTTPLHLEVFVTPTUPYCPRAVRLAHQMARVNPAMITADMVDAATFPRLSERFQVYSVPVTVVNGSEQQVGAVPENRLAQVIKKALGM, from the coding sequence ATGAATATTATTTCGGACAACATCCGGCAAGAGGTCAGCCAATTTTTGGCGGACATGAAACAGCCGGTCACGATGGAGTTCTATGCGCATCCGTCCAATCCGGCCACGGATCCCATGCGGCAGTTGCTCAACGAACTTCATGACATTAATCCCAAAGTTGAAGTGGTGGAGCACTCGATGTTGCTCCCCCCGGTGCCTCCGGAAACCCCGGAGGATCTCGAAGGGCCCATTACCATTTTTAGCGTCAATGGCCAGTCGACCGGGATCCGTTATCTGGGATTTCCGGGCGGACAGGAATTTGGGACCTTTTTAGAGGACATTGTGGATTTGTCCGTCGAGCGGCCGGTCTCTTTAAGCGAAGCCACCCAGGACTGGTTACGGGGATTGACGACACCCTTACACCTCGAGGTGTTTGTAACCCCCACCTGACCGTACTGTCCCCGGGCGGTTCGCCTGGCACACCAAATGGCACGGGTCAACCCGGCCATGATTACGGCCGACATGGTTGATGCGGCGACATTTCCCCGCCTATCGGAACGCTTCCAGGTCTACAGCGTCCCGGTCACGGTGGTCAACGGCTCCGAACAACAAGTCGGGGCCGTACCGGAAAACCGATTGGCGCAGGTCATTAAAAAAGCGCTGGGAATGTAA
- a CDS encoding ferric uptake regulator, Fur family (PFAM: Ferric uptake regulator family~COGs: COG0735 Fe2+/Zn2+ uptake regulation protein~InterPro IPR002481~KEGG: gvi:glr3733 FUR family transcriptional regulator~PFAM: Ferric-uptake regulator~SPTR: Glr3733 protein): protein MSLSWRADDLLKAHGMRVTPQRRHILTVFLEDTGMHRSADEVRERILPVLPELARGTTYNTLRELVRQGILEEIPSPEGVMLYGLRLVPHHHFVCDRCHRYFDVPWDTVPVPAFPLPPDIGQVNGVTLVAHGICAACQKGQA from the coding sequence GTGAGTCTTTCGTGGCGGGCGGACGACTTGTTAAAAGCGCACGGGATGCGGGTGACCCCCCAACGCCGGCATATTCTCACCGTATTTTTGGAGGATACAGGCATGCATCGGTCCGCCGACGAGGTGCGCGAACGAATTTTGCCCGTGTTGCCGGAGTTGGCTCGGGGAACCACCTATAATACGTTGCGGGAGTTGGTCCGGCAAGGCATATTAGAGGAAATCCCGAGTCCTGAGGGCGTGATGCTGTATGGACTCCGTCTGGTTCCGCATCACCATTTTGTGTGCGATCGGTGCCATCGATATTTTGACGTGCCTTGGGATACGGTTCCGGTCCCGGCATTTCCGTTGCCGCCGGACATTGGCCAGGTGAACGGGGTGACGCTCGTCGCCCATGGCATCTGTGCCGCTTGCCAAAAAGGCCAGGCCTAG
- a CDS encoding Dethiobiotin synthetase (PFAM: CobQ/CobB/MinD/ParA nucleotide binding domain~TIGRFAM: dethiobiotin synthase~COGs: COG0132 Dethiobiotin synthetase~HAMAP: Dethiobiotin synthase~InterPro IPR004472~KEGG: rmr:Rmar_0103 dethiobiotin synthase~SPTR: Dethiobiotin synthetase;~TIGRFAM: Dethiobiotin synthase) yields MTIPGLFVTGTDTGVGKTVVTAALCHILNRLGWSYGVMKPIETGWDGTTGDWPPDAGRLVEISGYTGDPEDVLPIFFEQPAAPLMAARWTGQTVDVDRLDRAWERQRRRHDFVLVEGAGGLAVPITEDLDMAGLARRWGLPLVVVARAALGTINHTVLTVAYARAKGIPVAGIVVNQFVPDPADPTRPDNAGMIEELTQVPVWAVLPHFRDPDAPAVGEALAASPGFRRWLTGLLQESRKG; encoded by the coding sequence ATGACGATACCCGGTCTTTTTGTTACGGGGACGGATACCGGTGTCGGCAAAACGGTCGTGACCGCAGCCCTCTGTCATATCTTGAATCGTTTAGGCTGGTCGTATGGGGTGATGAAGCCGATCGAAACCGGGTGGGACGGTACGACCGGGGACTGGCCGCCGGACGCTGGCCGTTTGGTTGAAATCAGCGGATATACCGGTGATCCGGAGGATGTATTGCCGATCTTTTTTGAGCAACCGGCGGCTCCTCTGATGGCGGCTCGCTGGACTGGACAAACGGTGGACGTAGACCGATTGGATCGGGCCTGGGAGCGGCAGCGCCGCCGACACGATTTTGTTTTGGTGGAAGGGGCTGGAGGCCTGGCGGTCCCGATTACGGAGGATCTGGATATGGCGGGGCTGGCCCGACGATGGGGATTGCCGCTGGTGGTGGTCGCCCGGGCGGCCTTAGGGACCATCAACCACACCGTATTAACGGTGGCCTACGCGCGCGCCAAAGGGATTCCCGTCGCCGGCATCGTGGTCAATCAGTTTGTACCCGATCCGGCCGACCCCACCCGCCCGGACAATGCGGGGATGATCGAAGAATTGACCCAAGTCCCGGTGTGGGCGGTTCTTCCTCACTTTCGGGATCCGGATGCCCCGGCCGTGGGGGAGGCACTGGCCGCGTCGCCGGGGTTTCGGCGCTGGCTGACCGGGCTTTTACAGGAATCACGAAAGGGGTAA
- a CDS encoding Ferritin Dps family protein (PFAM: Ferritin-like domain~COGs: COG0783 DNA-binding ferritin-like protein (oxidative damage protectant)~InterPro IPR008331~KEGG: bts:Btus_2104 ferritin Dps family protein~PFAM: Ferritin/Dps protein~SPTR: Ferritin Dps family protein), producing the protein MSLRATRIEMPASTREQVVTLLNQRVAEVTDVWMQIKLAHWNVRGPHFQAYHTLFDTLADHLLEAQDALAERAATLGGEAGMPLGQMAQMANGPTWPMGVRQDRQVIILVADRLSHIANRIRQDIDETAAWGDAGTADLLTEISRQLDHDLWLVEAHGEA; encoded by the coding sequence ATGAGTTTACGGGCAACACGGATTGAGATGCCTGCATCAACGCGGGAGCAGGTGGTCACCCTATTAAACCAGCGGGTCGCCGAGGTGACCGACGTCTGGATGCAGATTAAATTAGCCCATTGGAATGTGCGGGGGCCGCATTTTCAGGCGTACCATACGTTATTTGACACCCTGGCCGATCATCTATTGGAGGCCCAAGACGCGCTGGCCGAACGGGCGGCCACACTCGGCGGGGAGGCGGGAATGCCGCTTGGCCAAATGGCACAAATGGCCAATGGCCCCACCTGGCCGATGGGGGTGCGCCAAGACCGGCAGGTAATCATTTTGGTCGCGGACCGGCTGAGCCATATCGCGAACCGAATCCGTCAGGATATTGACGAAACGGCCGCCTGGGGCGACGCCGGAACCGCCGATTTGTTGACCGAAATATCCCGACAACTGGATCACGACTTGTGGTTAGTGGAAGCACATGGGGAGGCCTAA
- a CDS encoding RNA polymerase, sigma 28 subunit, FliA/WhiG subfamily (PFAM: Sigma-70 region 2~TIGRFAM: RNA polymerase sigma factor, sigma-70 family~COGs: COG1191 DNA-directed RNA polymerase specialized sigma subunit~InterPro IPR007627~KEGG: dau:Daud_0982 FliA/WhiG family RNA polymerase sigma factor~PFAM: RNA polymerase sigma-70 region 2~SPTR: RNA polymerase sigma factor) has translation MLMLGTVSLLLVTLGLVQGAVWLAGYIGGNAFPQPLSEAEEEDHLRRLKAGDPAARQALIEHNLRLVAHVVRKYASTGEDNDDLISIGTIGLIKGIDSFDPDKGVRLATYCARCIDNEMVWSKIFYLISCETKSHVI, from the coding sequence ATGCTGATGCTCGGCACCGTTTCGCTTTTGTTGGTGACCCTGGGATTAGTCCAAGGTGCGGTTTGGCTAGCCGGGTATATTGGGGGCAACGCTTTTCCGCAACCCCTGTCGGAAGCGGAAGAAGAGGATCATTTGCGACGGTTGAAAGCGGGCGATCCGGCTGCGCGGCAAGCTCTGATCGAACATAACTTACGGTTGGTGGCGCATGTCGTCCGTAAGTATGCCTCCACCGGCGAAGACAATGACGATCTCATCTCGATCGGGACCATCGGCCTTATTAAAGGCATTGATTCGTTTGATCCGGATAAGGGGGTCCGATTGGCGACCTATTGTGCCCGATGCATTGACAACGAGATGGTATGGTCAAAGATTTTTTATTTGATCTCTTGTGAGACAAAGTCTCACGTGATATGA
- a CDS encoding Resolvase domain protein (PFAM: Recombinase; Resolvase, N terminal domain~COGs: COG1961 Site-specific recombinase DNA invertase Pin homologs~InterPro IPR006119:IPR011109~KEGG: pth:PTH_2239 site-specific recombinases~PFAM: Resolvase, N-terminal; Recombinase~SPTR: Site-specific recombinases) — protein sequence MKAAIYLRVSSDEQALHGYSLAAQRHACRERARQLGAEEIQEWADEGIPGTVWDRPGLTQLRQAVSARAIDLVVIYDPDRFARSLALQLVVTEEIERAGVQLEFVNFDWQDTPEGKLFYAMRGAFSEYEREKIRLRTSLGRLQKARQGHMPMAVAPYGYRYDPATARLEVHPQEAPIVVRMFTECVQEQKSLNSIARQLTTEKIPTRKGLGVWHRQVIRQILQNPVYTGTFYANRYETYGVGLNRFRPAGTKVRRKVRPRSEWIGIPAPRLIDPVIWEAAQQRIRERTRTPGTSYLLAGLVRCGLCRQTLVGRRDQSWGRPNRIYTCRKHSAGAAHPGCRPERRLDADALEDAIWQGMKSYGSRLLQQLAERPAGEGNDRHARLDRITRAQGHLLDALAEGLGDPAVIRRRLRALEEERRALDPSLSPPSVRSGRVFEWEAIPVYWRREILEVLVRRIVVGDGQLTIVLKTDPENISVARMTVPTRC from the coding sequence GTGAAGGCCGCCATTTATCTTCGCGTCTCGAGCGATGAGCAAGCGCTTCACGGGTATAGCCTCGCGGCACAGCGGCACGCCTGCCGGGAACGGGCCCGGCAATTGGGAGCCGAGGAGATTCAAGAGTGGGCAGACGAAGGCATTCCCGGTACCGTCTGGGATCGGCCGGGATTGACACAGTTACGGCAAGCGGTCAGTGCCCGTGCGATCGATTTGGTGGTGATTTACGATCCGGATCGGTTTGCCCGCTCGCTGGCCTTGCAGTTGGTGGTGACGGAAGAGATTGAGCGGGCGGGGGTTCAGCTGGAATTTGTCAACTTCGACTGGCAAGATACGCCGGAGGGCAAGCTCTTTTATGCCATGCGGGGCGCGTTTTCGGAGTACGAACGGGAAAAGATTCGCTTACGCACCTCTCTCGGCCGCCTACAGAAAGCCAGGCAAGGGCATATGCCGATGGCGGTGGCCCCCTATGGTTACCGCTATGATCCGGCGACGGCTCGTTTAGAGGTACATCCGCAAGAGGCCCCGATTGTTGTGCGCATGTTTACCGAATGTGTGCAGGAGCAAAAAAGCCTGAATTCCATCGCCCGTCAGTTGACGACCGAGAAGATTCCCACCCGTAAAGGGCTCGGCGTTTGGCACCGCCAAGTGATCCGGCAAATCCTGCAAAATCCGGTCTATACCGGAACCTTTTATGCCAACCGGTATGAAACCTACGGGGTCGGGCTGAATCGCTTTCGTCCGGCCGGCACCAAAGTTCGGCGTAAAGTGCGCCCCCGTTCGGAGTGGATTGGCATTCCGGCGCCACGCCTCATCGACCCGGTGATTTGGGAGGCGGCCCAACAGCGGATACGCGAGCGCACCCGGACGCCGGGGACGTCCTATCTTTTAGCCGGGTTGGTGCGCTGCGGCTTGTGCCGGCAAACATTGGTGGGGCGTCGCGACCAATCGTGGGGTCGCCCAAATCGCATCTATACCTGTCGGAAACATTCGGCCGGTGCGGCTCACCCCGGATGTCGGCCCGAGCGTCGGCTAGACGCCGATGCGCTCGAAGACGCGATTTGGCAGGGAATGAAATCCTATGGGAGCCGCCTGTTGCAGCAGTTGGCGGAGAGGCCCGCCGGGGAAGGAAATGACCGGCACGCACGGCTGGACCGCATTACCCGGGCCCAAGGCCATTTACTGGACGCATTGGCGGAAGGTCTCGGCGATCCGGCCGTCATTCGCCGACGCCTGCGGGCGTTAGAGGAGGAACGACGAGCGTTGGACCCCTCGCTGAGCCCTCCCTCCGTCCGCTCGGGGCGGGTCTTCGAGTGGGAGGCGATACCGGTCTATTGGCGGCGGGAAATTTTAGAGGTGTTGGTCCGCAGGATCGTCGTCGGCGACGGGCAACTCACGATTGTGCTGAAGACCGATCCGGAAAACATTTCCGTGGCCCGTATGACGGTACCGACGAGGTGTTGA
- a CDS encoding Rieske (2Fe-2S) iron-sulfur domain protein (PFAM: Rieske [2Fe-2S] domain~COGs: COG2146 Ferredoxin subunits of nitrite reductase and ring-hydroxylating dioxygenase~InterPro IPR017941~KEGG: bts:Btus_0578 Rieske (2Fe-2S) iron-sulfur domain protein~PFAM: Rieske [2Fe-2S] iron-sulphur domain~SPTR: Rieske (2Fe-2S) iron-sulfur domain protein) yields MAWQPVAQADEIREGQPVLVVVGEDDIALYRVQDEIFATEDLCSHAEASLSEGDQHGYIIECPRHGGRFDIRTGKAKHFPAVSPIRTYPVKIENGTVFIAVD; encoded by the coding sequence GTGGCTTGGCAACCTGTGGCACAGGCCGACGAGATTCGGGAGGGCCAGCCGGTCCTGGTGGTCGTCGGTGAAGACGATATTGCGCTGTACCGGGTACAAGACGAAATCTTTGCCACCGAGGATTTGTGCAGTCATGCGGAAGCGTCCCTGTCCGAGGGCGACCAACATGGCTATATCATCGAATGTCCTCGGCACGGTGGGCGGTTTGACATCCGGACCGGTAAAGCGAAACATTTTCCGGCGGTCTCGCCTATTCGCACCTATCCCGTAAAAATTGAAAACGGCACCGTATTTATCGCCGTTGACTAA
- a CDS encoding biotin synthase (PFAM: Radical SAM superfamily; Biotin and Thiamin Synthesis associated domain~TIGRFAM: biotin synthetase~COGs: COG0502 Biotin synthase~HAMAP: Biotin synthase~InterPro IPR007197:IPR010722:IPR006638:IPR002684~KEGG: tel:tll0661 biotin synthase~PFAM: Biotin/thiamin synthesis-associated protein; Radical SAM~PRIAM: Biotin synthase~SMART: Elongator protein 3/MiaB/NifB~SPTR: Biotin synthase;~TIGRFAM: Biotin synthase) produces MMREWDAVAQSVLAGNLLTSEEALAGLQTPDRDLLDLLAAAYRVRYYYYQNRVKLNYLVNAKSGYCPEDCHYCSQSRLSTAEIPKYHLLEASDIVARARHGIQLQAGTCCIVLSGRRPAAKELDVVAEAARILKAEHPGVKICACLGLLSEAEARQLKAAGVDRYNHNLNTAPDRYDEICSTHTYEDRVHTVGSVQSAGISPCSGVIIGMGETPDDIVRMIDELRRLNVDSVPVNFLLPIPGTPLAERPLSMTPTWVLKVLSVFRLGLPDKEIRISAGREVHLRSLQPMALYAANALFVSDYLTEPGQDAALDWAMIEDLGFEIEPLGTPMGPVPARA; encoded by the coding sequence ATGATGAGAGAGTGGGATGCGGTCGCTCAATCCGTATTGGCGGGCAACCTGTTGACGTCGGAAGAGGCCTTAGCCGGGCTACAGACACCCGACCGGGATCTTTTGGACTTGCTGGCGGCGGCCTATCGGGTGCGCTATTACTACTATCAAAATCGGGTGAAGTTGAATTATTTGGTGAACGCCAAGAGCGGCTATTGTCCTGAGGATTGTCATTATTGTTCACAGTCGCGCCTGTCCACCGCCGAAATTCCGAAATATCATCTGTTGGAGGCGAGCGACATTGTGGCTCGGGCTCGCCACGGCATTCAGTTGCAAGCCGGCACCTGCTGTATCGTGTTGAGCGGTCGACGGCCTGCCGCCAAAGAACTTGACGTGGTCGCGGAAGCCGCCCGGATATTGAAAGCCGAACACCCCGGGGTGAAAATTTGTGCCTGCCTGGGGCTCTTGTCGGAGGCGGAGGCTCGCCAACTCAAAGCGGCGGGGGTTGACCGCTATAACCATAATCTGAATACCGCACCTGATCGGTATGACGAGATTTGTAGCACGCATACCTACGAGGACCGGGTCCATACGGTCGGATCGGTTCAATCCGCGGGCATTTCTCCGTGCTCGGGCGTCATTATCGGTATGGGCGAAACCCCCGACGATATTGTCCGAATGATTGACGAACTCCGCCGGTTAAATGTCGATTCGGTACCGGTGAACTTCCTGCTGCCCATTCCCGGCACCCCTTTAGCCGAGCGCCCGTTGTCGATGACGCCGACATGGGTTCTGAAGGTGTTAAGTGTTTTTCGGTTGGGTTTGCCGGACAAGGAAATTCGTATTTCCGCGGGGCGGGAGGTGCATTTGCGGAGCCTACAACCCATGGCGCTTTATGCCGCCAACGCCCTTTTCGTGTCCGATTACCTCACCGAACCGGGACAGGACGCGGCCCTCGATTGGGCGATGATTGAGGATCTCGGATTTGAAATCGAACCGTTAGGGACTCCAATGGGACCGGTCCCGGCGCGAGCCTAA
- a CDS encoding protein of unknown function DUF156 (PFAM: Uncharacterised BCR, COG1937~InterPro IPR003735~KEGG: psa:PST_2529 hypothetical protein~PFAM: Protein of unknown function DUF156~SPTR: Putative uncharacterized protein) codes for MDTEDRIVYWDDQEILNRLRRIEGQIRGVQQLVLKHETCRAILTQLSAVEGALRQVSRIVQTCSVAEALVEEAQFTEVDVSQIRETLKKVLKS; via the coding sequence ATGGACACGGAAGATCGCATTGTCTATTGGGACGACCAGGAAATCTTAAACCGCCTTCGGCGCATTGAGGGTCAGATTCGGGGCGTTCAACAGCTGGTATTAAAGCACGAAACCTGTCGCGCCATTCTCACCCAGCTTTCGGCGGTGGAAGGGGCGCTCCGTCAGGTGAGCCGGATCGTCCAAACCTGTAGTGTGGCCGAAGCCTTGGTGGAAGAAGCCCAATTCACCGAGGTGGACGTCTCACAAATTCGCGAGACATTAAAAAAAGTCCTCAAATCGTAA
- a CDS encoding beta-lactamase-like protein (PFAM: Metallo-beta-lactamase superfamily~COGs: COG0491 Zn-dependent hydrolase including glyoxylase~KEGG: rxy:Rxyl_1826 beta-lactamase-like protein~SPTR: Beta-lactamase-like protein) has product MIFVPMHDENLGCSSFIVADEVTTQGIIVDPLGALGAEAYVLAAAELGVSVRGVIETHVHADHASAARDVADALHVPIYLSHQAPAQFPFEPVHDGQVLDLGSLKVTFWETPGHTPDSISVLLTDLTRGDQPWAILSGDSLFVGDVGRPDLANPTDEGIDAASRAQFQTVHRIMQLPDFTELWPAHYGASPCGGLYMSRKPSSTIGYERHFNRFIRIQDEAEFMDQQKRLLKPPPENAAQIRSQNLGLAESVI; this is encoded by the coding sequence ATGATCTTTGTTCCGATGCATGACGAAAATCTCGGATGCTCCTCATTTATCGTGGCCGATGAAGTCACGACCCAAGGCATCATCGTTGATCCGTTGGGGGCATTGGGCGCCGAAGCCTACGTCTTGGCCGCGGCCGAATTGGGCGTATCGGTGCGAGGGGTTATTGAAACCCACGTCCATGCGGACCATGCCTCCGCGGCCCGTGACGTCGCCGACGCGCTGCATGTCCCTATTTACTTGAGTCATCAAGCCCCGGCCCAGTTCCCCTTTGAACCGGTCCACGACGGCCAGGTTCTCGACTTGGGATCTCTCAAGGTGACGTTTTGGGAAACCCCCGGGCATACACCCGATAGTATTTCCGTATTACTCACCGACCTCACCCGGGGCGACCAACCCTGGGCGATTTTAAGCGGCGACAGTCTTTTTGTCGGCGACGTGGGCCGACCGGACCTGGCCAATCCGACCGACGAGGGGATTGACGCGGCCTCTCGTGCCCAATTCCAAACCGTGCACCGGATTATGCAACTGCCCGATTTCACGGAACTGTGGCCGGCCCATTATGGAGCCTCGCCGTGCGGCGGTCTTTACATGAGCCGTAAGCCAAGTTCGACGATTGGTTACGAGCGACACTTCAACCGGTTTATCCGAATCCAGGACGAAGCCGAGTTCATGGACCAGCAAAAGCGGTTGTTAAAGCCCCCGCCGGAAAATGCCGCCCAAATCCGGTCACAAAACTTAGGGCTAGCCGAATCGGTTATCTAA